In Dysidea avara chromosome 3, odDysAvar1.4, whole genome shotgun sequence, a single window of DNA contains:
- the LOC136249323 gene encoding uncharacterized protein, with amino-acid sequence MDDVKCFPVTSLFDFHYYHPYGNTPPDDLLQSITTDTPQPDVLLLGCGDLRSCLYTLWNNFDHRHARKFKGVHFVLNDTSAAVLARNVIFLYLCTQMPASHDDKVKWVASFWAIWYCHELLPHHKEVLMDALSNLLRWSESVEYWTESKDNPLRLLVRFPSVTSISLVHKAWKKWYNDAFTVKEMKNNRSMLFKSRNTDILHSPMDHLHKYFGSILLQNFSESERKQMKLDVRSYFKNGSAFGEEVLNLPAEKATSVNSTFIDRPDGKYNLPCGLIPYNSFFFTYQLSPKNLNRLKYSDFSLMVSDDKFVHKPLLANSIQQFSVWVRSSAEILRQAHHDIAFTFQCSDAVEFCQQLLHSHHPHLPCLFDAIYSSNLIDYIAPPSLVLLSMLVLKSDGILFTSVFYYYATDSNTCKEFLQRGFGLDCKCFQLLCGVRCLGYENEYSDLLTIKPVFVSDVDLDTIIGVGVRSLMWQHVTMTPLKQVTDKTFTLLWSTLSAAIAHMLTFQHNAQKSPRMINCCTGTIMVLLQSFALQFDRKEYDCTSYQFWKPLCSLLLNQQSLEAFLVSLQTQALLCNLHLHLMVSGSTCPFCSKRAVLDVVSQCSILVPKPTVHRDGNFRLLVYDESLCTELFYNNFSGLDHIDGIHIIDTIAVGMSNENLVVDFFILDRFLQKNYYLTVLHGNTCLLPHKQLSDFEAIESVDYSFKKLELSKTEQSCANLGLGTIIQHSGDDSHFETIIGLNDQVTLALNDHQLTTVQSSDTNIELRTDDYLTNISYPYSINYSTMQIKLSRRNKKITVTAYRKRHSIHDEKPVFIVNPDNMLSLPVMYISGTDAKQFCEFSLSFNQFSSIPLQNFKATFATMFHDTTQQFFALTFLDQEKEGIHTKYFIAILNRVFDVHNKTPAIDMLFWDTTEKGHPHQKLKWPNAIPLQLANDAEEKLARKTFNYFAKCTATTMPLPKENSAYQYLLEHKIEQYFTRAVIYPLYPNADERTANQDHRQLFGSFLYNTLRRPLDQHRLGDVPTWFLNFKSFMDEDNCSYCKHYSEDLRKCSQCRLVQYCNRTCQQKHWKVHQPTCTRPPECK; translated from the coding sequence ATGGATGATGTAAAGTGCTTCCCAGTGACTTCACTATTTGACTTCCACTATTATCATCCCTATGGTAACACTCCTCCAGATGATTTACTACAGAGCATAACTACAGATACTCCACAACCAGATGTTCTGCTGTTGGGATGTGGTGACCTGAGGTCTTGTTTGTACACCTTATGGAACAACTTTGATCACAGACATGCACGAAAATTTAAAGGTGTACATTTTGTGCTAAATGATACTAGTGCTGCTGTGTTGGCCCGTAACGTCATCTTTCTATATCTGTGTACCCAAATGCCTGCTAGCCATGACGATAAAGTGAAGTGGGTAGCTTCTTTTTGGGCTATCTGGTACTGTCATGAATTGTTACCACATCACAAAGAAGTACTCATGGATGCCTTGTCAAATCTTCTGAGATGGTCAGAAAGTGTTGAATATTGGACAGAAAGTAAAGATAATCCTTTAAGATTGCTAGTGCGATTTCCCTCTGTTACCAGCATTTCTCTGGTTCATAAAGCATGGAAAAAGTGGTACAATGATGCATTCACTGTGAAAGAAATGAAAAATAACAGGTCTATGTTATTTAAATCACGTAACACTGATATCCTTCATAGTCCTATGGACCACCTTCATAAATattttggaagcattttgctGCAAAACTTTTCTGAATCTGAACGAAAACAGATGAAGCTTGATGTTAGATCTTATTTCAAAAATGGTTCTGCTTTTGGTGAAGAGGTTCTGAATTTGCCTGCAGAAAAAGCCACATCAGTAAATAGCACATTTATTGACAGACCAGATGGAAAGTACAATCTACCCTGTGGTTTAATTCCTTACAATAGCTTCTTTTTTACATATCAACTTTCTCCAAAGAATCTGAATAGGCTTAAATACTCTGATTTTTCTCTTATGGTTAGTGATGACAAGTTTGTTCACAAACCACTGCTCGCAAATAGTATTCAACAGTTCTCAGTTTGGGTGAGATCTAGTGCTGAAATCTTACGTCAGGCTCACCATGACATTGCCTTTACATTTCAGTGCTCTGATGCTGTGGAGTTTTGCCAACAATTGCTCCACAGTCATCACCCTCACCTGCCTTGTttgtttgatgcaatatactcCTCTAATTTAATCGACTACATTGCTCCGCCCAGTTTAGTACTCCTTTCAATGCTTGTATTAAAATCAGATGGTATTCTGTTTACAAGTGTATTTTATTACTATGCCACTGATTCTAACACTTGTAAAGAATTTCTGCAGAGAGGGTTTGGTCTTGATTGCAAATGTTTTCAATTACTATGTGGAGTGCGTTGCCTTGGTTATGAAAACGAATACTCAGATTTGTTAACTATTAAGCCTGTTTTTGTCAGTGACGTGGACTTAGATACCATAATTGGTGTAGGTGTAAGGTCACTCATGTGGCAGCATGTTACTATGACACCATTGAAGCAGGTCACAGATAAAACCTTTACATTATTGTGGAGTACTCTGAGTGCTGCTATTGCTCATATGTTAACTTTCCAGCACAATGCACAGAAGAGTCCACGCATGATTAACTGTTGTACTGGAACAATTATGGTATTATTGCAGTCCTTTGCTTTGCAATTTGATAGGAAAGAGTATGACTGTACCAGTTACCAGTTTTGGAAACCACTttgttctttgttgctgaatcaGCAATCTTTAGAAGCTTTCCTAGTTTCACTGCAAACACAGGCTTTGCTATGCAATCTACATCTCCATCTGATGGTATCAGGATCCACTTGCCCCTTTTGCAGCAAAAGAGCAGTACTTGATGTTGTTAGCCAGTGCTCCATCCTTGTACCAAAACCAACTGTTCATAGGGACGGAAATTTTAGGCTTCTAGTCTATGATGAATCGTTATGTACCGAACTATTCTATAACAATTTTTCTGGTCTTGACCACATTGATGGCATCCACATAATAGACACCATTGCTGTAGGTATGTCCAATGAAAACCTTGTAGTTGACTTCTTCATTTTAGACAGGTTTCTTCAGAAAAACTATTACCTAACTGTGCTGCATGGTAATACTTGCTTGCTACCACACAAACAACTGAGTGATTTTGAAGCCATTGAAAGTGTTGATTATTCCTTTAAAAAATTGGAGTTGAGCAAAACAGAGCAGTCATGTGCAAATTTAGGGCTGGGTACAATAATTCAACATTCTGGTGATGATAGCCACTTTGAGACAATAATTGGTCTCAATGATCAAGTCACTTTGGCACTGAATGATCATCAACTCACTACAGTCCAATCCAGCGATACAAATATTGAACTTAGAACTGACGATTATCTTACTAACATTTCATACCCTTACTCCATAAATTATTCTACAATGCAGATCAAACTGTCTAGGAGGAACAAGAAAATCACGGTAACGGCTTATCGCAAGCGTCACAGCATTCATGATGAAAAGCCAGTGTTCATTGTCAATCCTGATAATATGTTGTCCCTTCCTGTAATGTATATTAGTGGGACAGATGCCAAGCAGTTCTGTGAGTTTAGTTTGTCGTTTAATCAATTCTCTTCAATTCCTCTGCAGAACTTTAAGGCAACATTTGCCACAATGTTTCATGATACCACTCAACAGTTTTTTGCTTTAACTTTCCTTGATCAGGAGAAAGAAGGAATTCATACTAaatattttatagcaattttgaaTCGAGTATTTGATGTACACAATAAGACACCTGCAATTGATATGCTATTCTGGGACACTACAGAGAAAGGCCATCCACATCAAAAACTTAAATGGCCAAATGCAATACCATTGCAGCTGGCAAATGATGCTGAAGAAAAGTTAGCCAGAAAAACCTTTAATTATTTTGCAAAATGCACAGCTACTACAATGCCACTACCAAAAGAAAATTCTGCCTACCAGTATCTTTTAGAACACAAAATTGAACAATACTTTACCAGGGCTGTAATTTATCCTTTGTATCCTAATGCTGATGAAAGGACTGCGAACCAGGATCATCGTCAATTGTTTGGTAGTTTCCTGTACAATACTTTGCGACGTCCATTAGATCAGCATAGACTTGGTGATGTACCAACCTGGTTCCTTAACTTCAAAAGCTTTATGGATGAAGATAACTGCAGTTATTGCAAGCATTATAGTGAAGACCTTAGAAAATGTTCACAGTGTCGTTTGGTACAATACTGTAATCGTACCTGCCAGCAGAAGCACTGGAAAGTtcaccagcctacttgtacaCGACCTCCAGAATGCAAGTAA